A window from Balearica regulorum gibbericeps isolate bBalReg1 chromosome 1, bBalReg1.pri, whole genome shotgun sequence encodes these proteins:
- the LOC142600014 gene encoding LOW QUALITY PROTEIN: olfactory receptor 51G2-like (The sequence of the model RefSeq protein was modified relative to this genomic sequence to represent the inferred CDS: inserted 2 bases in 2 codons) — translation MSCTAEPIPLIPLILFTPTGIRRLEVSHIWLSIPFTCIYIASLAGNCTILFAIGTDPSPHEPMYXLSMVAITHLVSSLSTMPTVMSVFWVNYRENSFRECFALLYFVXFSFTESSVLLAVAFFDHYATICYLLRYSSILSSARIGRIGLAALRRYLSGALPSPAASSIRCADIAFSNWYDFAVAIFCLTFNIILIFVSYIVIARAILSITSQRELLKALNNCLSCIMAVLILYIPMGGLSMVHRYG, via the exons ATGTCGTGTACAGCAGAACCAATTCCTCTTATTCCTCTCATCCTGTTCACCCCAACAGGCATTCGGAGGCTGGAGGTTTCCCACATCTGGCTCTCCATCCCTTTCACCTGCATTTACATTGCATCACTTGCGGGGAACTGCACAATCCTCTTTGCCATCGGGACCGATCCCAGCCCCCACGAGCCCATGT CATTGTCCATGGTGGCCATCACCCATTTGGTTTCGTCTCTCTCTACAATGCCAACTGTGATGAGTGTTTTCTGGGTCAACTACAGGGAAAACAGTTTCAGAGAatgttttgctctgctttactttg ctttctccttcacGGAGTCCTCAGTGCTTCTGGCTGTGGCCTTCTTTGATCATTATGCAACCATCTGCTACCTGCTGAGATACTCCTCCATCCTCAGCAGTGCCAGGATAGGCAGGATTGGGCTGGCTGCTCTGCGCAGATACCTCTCAGGAGCGCTGCCATCGCCTGCTGCCTCATCAATCAGATGTGCAGACATTGCATTCAGTAACTGGTATGACTTTGCTGTAGCCATTTTTTGTCTGACATTCAACATCATCCTCATCTTCGTGTCATATATAGTGATTGCTAGGGCCATTCTGAGCATCACATCCCAGAGGGAGCTTCTCAAGGCTTTGAACAACTGCCTGTCCTGTATCATGGCAGTCCTGATCCTGTACATCCCCATGGGTGGCTTGTCCATGGTTCACCGGTATGGCTAG
- the LOC104639189 gene encoding olfactory receptor 52B2 → MAAINQTSLWLASFHLLGMAGLEHLHTWLSIPFCLMYIAALLGNLILLFVIVTERSLHGPMYLFLAMLAVADLVLSSSAVPKALSIFWSLSKEMSFHACLTQMFFIHVSFIAESTILLAMAFDRYVAICNPLRYATVFTHTVVAKMGLAAIARSFCVMFPTIFLLQRLPYCGHSVMPHTYCEHMGLARMACADISVNIWYGFATTLLSPGVDIVLIRVSYVLILRAVFRLSSKDAQLKAVGTCSSHACVILMFYTPAFFSFFTHRFGHNVPHHVHILLANLYVLLPPMLNPIVYTMKNKVIREKVSQVLFRTGQVR, encoded by the coding sequence ATGGCAGCTATCAATCAAACCAGCTTATGGCTTGCCTCCTTCCATCTGCTGGGCATGGCAGGCCTGGAGCACCTGCACACCTGGCTCTCCATCCCATTCTGCCTGATGTACATCGCGGCGCTCCTTGGCAACCTCATCCTCTTGTTTGTCATTGTGACGGAGCGAAGCCTCCACGGGCCAATGTACCTCTTCCTGGCCATGTTAGCGGTGGCAGATCTCGTATTATCCTCCTCCGCAGTGCCCAAAGCCCTGAGCATATTCTGGTCCCTTTCCAAGGAGATGTCTTTCCACGCCTGCCTTACCCAGATGTTCTTCATACACGTGAGCTTCATTGCAGAGTCGACCATTCTGCTGGCCATGGCGTTTGACCGGTACGTGGCCATCTGCAACCCCCTGCGATATGCCACGGTATTCACGCACACGGTGGTAGCCAAGATGGGGCTGGCTGCAATCGCCAGGAGTTTCTGTGTGATGTTCCCAACAATATTCCTCCTTCAGAGGTTGCCGTACTGCGGACACAGCGTCATGCCGCACACCTACTGCGAGCACATGGGCCTCGCCCGGATGGCCTGTGCCGACATCTCCGTTAACATCTGGTACGGCTTTGCCACCACCCTCCTGTCCCCAGGCGTAGACATTGTGCTCATCAGGGTATCGTATGTCCTCATTCTCCGGGCTGTCTTCAGGCTCTCGTCCAAGGATGCCCAGCTCAAGGCAGTTGGCACCTGCAGCTCTCATGCCTGCGTTATATTGATGTTCTACACGCcagcatttttctcatttttcactcATCGGTTTGGCCACAACGTCCCCCACCATGTTCACATCCTGTTGGCCAATCTCTATGTGCTCCTGCCACCCATGTTAAACCCCATTGTCTACACTATGAAGAACAAAGTAATTCGAGAAAAGGTGTCCCAAGTACTCTTCAGGACTGGGCAAGTGCGGTGA
- the LOC104630105 gene encoding olfactory receptor 51L1, protein MWSAVPLCSTYLLALLGNLTVLSIIKAERSLHAPMCLLLAVLAVADLGLSTSTFPTMLRMLWLQAREISFGTCLAQMFFIHTFTDIESAVILAMAFDRYVAICHPLRYSSILTNSVTTKICVAIVVRTALVQLPLPILLTRLCFTRVTKLSHPYCLHPDIIKRAGSDTRVNSIYGLFVLLSTLGLDLLFVFLSYLLILKTILNMATWRESLKAFNTCISRICALLLFFIPMICLSMMHRFSKHVSPQAYVFTANIHFLAPPILNPIVYSMKTKPIRRRILRMLCQRGLHKSRVAICQ, encoded by the coding sequence ATGTGGTCTGCTGTTCCTCTCTGCTCTACGTACCTCCTGGCACTGCTGGGGAACTTGACTGTGCTTTCCATCATTAAGGCAGAGCGGAGCCTCCACGCACCCATGTGTCTACTCCTTGCTGTGCTAGCTGTGGCCGACCTGGGCTTGTCCACGTCCACATTCCCAACCATGCTGAGGATGCTGTGGCTGCAGGCCAGGGAGATCAGCTTTGGCACCTGCCTTGCCCAAATGTTCTTCATTCACACCTTCACGGATATTGAATCTGCTGTCATTCTGGCGATGGCCTTCGATCGTTATGTGGCCATCTGCCACCCCCTACGATATTCCTCCATCCTCACTAACTCAGTGACCACCAAGATATGTGTGGCAATCGTCGTGAGGACCGCCCTTGTCCAGCTCCcactccccatcctgctgactCGGCTGTGTTTCACCAGGGTCACCAAGCTCTCCCATCCCTACTGTTTGCATCCAGACATCATCAAACGTGCAGGCTCAGATACGAGGGTTAACAGTATCTATGGCCTTTTTGTGCTGCTCTCCACACTAGGTTTGGACTTGCTCTTTGTCTTCCTATCATATCTTCTCATCCTTAAGACCATCCTGAACATGGCAACTTGGAGGGAGAGTCTCAAAGCCTTTAACACCTGCATCTCACGTATCTGTGCTCTCCTGCTCTTCTTTATCCCCATGATCTGCCTGTCCATGATGCACCGGTTTAGCAAACACGTGTCCCCCCAGGCCTACGTTTTCACAGCCAACATCCATTTCCTTGCTCCACCCATCCTGAATCCTATCGTTTACAGCATGAAAACCAAACCGATCCGGAGACGGATACTGAGGATGCTCTGCCAAAGAGGGCTCCACAAGTCCAGGGTTGCCATTTGCCAGTGA